The following proteins are encoded in a genomic region of Neurospora crassa OR74A linkage group VI, whole genome shotgun sequence:
- a CDS encoding metallo-beta-lactamase superfamily protein — MQPSYPPKYHSVTTAPQSQRELTNMAPTPDLNVPPSPSTVSVSIINSTGTLHGVPAKSFVAPPQHGHDWLAAPMFAFLIQHPVTGRSLLFDLGMRKDIENMPPKLLHHFGEIGWTLSAEKNVADILKENKFDVSKVEAVVWSHYHFDHIGDITTIGSQAALIVGPGFKKGLMPGYPTNPDSPILEADYKDRELIEVDFTSAASDGKNWKRLQIGRFPAVDYFGDGSFYLLDAPGHAIGHMCGLARVTSQQTDGYDSFICLGGDAVHHVGEIRPSKFKPLPDQVSPNPFLPLSAGCDSKCPGAALQKLLPNPELPTKSFYEAARGEAWHHDVEQTIDTAGKLQEPDALDNVFVAIAHDDSLLDVVDFYPATMNDFVKKGWVQKGHWRFLRDFRDRLTNKERGGVETVEWPHNRTWGRVEKVEKKSA, encoded by the coding sequence ATGCAACCATCTTACCCCCCCAAGTATCACAGCGTGACAACCGCACCACAATCCCAAAGGGAACTCACCAACATGGCTCCCACTCCAGATCTAAACgttcctccttccccctccaCCGTCTCGGTGTCCATCATCAACTCAACCGGCACACTCCATGGCGTGCCCGCCAAATCCTTTGTCGCTCCTCCCCAACATGGACATGACTGGCTCGCAGCCCCCATGTTCGCCTTCCTCATCCAGCACCCTGTCACCGGCCGCTCTCTCCTCTTCGACCTCGGCATGCGCAAAGACATTGAGAATATGCCTCCCAAATTGCTTCACCACTTTGGCGAAATCGGGTGGACGTTGTCAGCCGAGAAAAACGTCGCCGATATATTGAAAGAAAACAAGTTTGACGTTTCGAAGGTGGAAGCGGTGGTTTGGTCCCATTACCATTTCGACCACATCGGCGatatcaccaccatcggATCGCAGGCGGCCTTGATCGTCGGACCGGGGTTTAAGAAGGGGTTAATGCCGGGGTACCCTACTAACCCGGACTCGCCGATCCTGGAAGCGGATTACAAGGACCGGGAGTTGATCGAAGTGGACTTTACCTCAGCCGCTTCAGACGGCAAAAACTGGAAGCGCCTGCAAATCGGCCGGTTCCCAGCAGTCGACTATTTCGGTGACGGCTCTTTTTACCTCCTCGATGCCCCCGGCCACGCCATCGGACACATGTGCGGCCTCGCACGGGTGACCTCCCAACAAACAGATGGATACGACAGCTTCATCTGCCTAGGCGGCGACGCCGTCCACCATGTTGGCGAGATCCGACCCTCAAAATTCAAGCCTTTGCCCGACCAAGTCTCTCCCaaccctttccttcctctctcgGCCGGTTGCGACAGCAAATGCCCCGGCGCGGCGCTCCAGAAGCTGCTGCCCAACCCTGAGCTACCGACCAAGAGCTTTTACGAAGCCGCGAGGGGAGAGGCCTGGCATCATGATGTGGAGCAGACAATCGATACGGCGGGCAAGTTGCAGGAGCCTGACGCGCTGGATAACGTGTTTGTGGCAATTGCACATGATGACTCGCTATTGGACGTGGTCGATTTTTACCCGGCAACGATGAACGACTTTGTAAAAAAGGGGTGGGTACAAAAGGGACATTGGAGGTTCCTTCGGGATTTTAGGGATCGTTTGACGAACAAGGAGAGGGGTGGTGTTGAGACGGTGGAGTGGCCGCATAATAGGACCTGGGGACGTGTTGAGAAGGTTGAGAAGAAGTCGGCTTAG